Below is a genomic region from Acidobacteriota bacterium.
CCTCGAGCCGCCGCTCCCGGATGGCGGCGGGCGAGAGATAGCGGGCGAGCCCCGGGGCCACCTCGCCGGAGATATCGATGACGGCCACCGTCCCGTCCACCCGCGGCGCATTCTTCGCCGTCAGGCGCGGGAGGAGGAAAACCATGAGGAGCACGATGACGGGGGTCAGGAGGATCCCGAACAGGAAACCCCTGGCCGTCACCGTGGCGATGAATTCGCGCACGGCCACGTGCAGCACCTTTCTCATGCGTCCCCCTCCCCGGCCCCTTCCCCGAGACCGGCCCGCAACCCGTCCCCGCCCTCCCCCCCTCCGCCGGAGACGATGTCGATGAAGATGTCCTCGAGCGTGGGGCGCCGGAGCAGGACCCGGGCGGGGGTCACCGCGGAGGCGAGTGCGGGGATCACCTCCGCGAGGTCCGCCCCGGGTTCGAGGAGGAGGTTCCAGGCGCTTCCTTCGATCTCGATCCCCTGGACGCCGTCGACGCGGCCGAGGGCCGCCGGGAGCGTACCGCGATCGAGCGGCTCGAAGAGGATGCGGCGCCCGTCACGCGACTCGAGGATGGAGGAGAGCGGCCCGTCGAGCACCTTGTCTCCCCGGTGGATCATCACGACGTGGTCGCACAGTTCCTCGGCGTGCTGCATGATGTGGGTGGAGAACAGGACGGTCGCCCCGCGCCGGTGCTCCCCGAGGACCAGTTCCTTCATCCGCCTCTGGTTCACGGGATCCAGCCCGCTGAAAGGCTCGTCGAGGATCAGGAGTTCGGGCCGGTGGATCACGGAGGTGATGAACTGGACCTTCTGCTGCATCCCCTTGGACAGTTCCTCGCACCGGCGGCCGGCGGCGTCGCCGAGCCCGACCCGGTCGAGCCAGGACCGCGTTTCGGCGGCGATTTCCGGATCGCGCATCCCCTTGATCCGGGCCATGTAGGCAAGGAAATCCCGGACCCGCATCTTCCGGTAGAGCCCCCGCTCCTCGGGGAGGTAGCCGATCCGGTCCCTGGCCTCCAGGGCCGAGCCGCACCCCAGCACCGACAACCGGCCGCTGTCGGGAAGGAGGATCCCCAGGATCATGCGGATCAGGGTGGTCTTCCCCGCCCCGTTCGGACCGATGACGCCGCACAGCGCCCCGGCCGGGACCTCCAGGGTGAAACCGCGCACCGCCGTGGTGGGGCCGAAGGTCTTGGTGACCCTGTCCAGCGTGATCGCCGCCGTCATACCACCCCCCGAAAATGAGCCCGCTCTCCACCCCCGCCGGGCCTCTACCTCACGTCGGTCGCCAGCATCCCGGCCGCGCGCGCGGCCTCGAGCCCCAGGTCGCCGTCCTCGAAGACCTGGCACGTCTCCGGGGGGACGCCCAGCCTCCGGGCGGCTTCGAGGAAGAGGTCGGGGGCCGGTTTGGGCCGGATCGCGTCATCGGCGGTGAGGATGACGCTGAAACAGTCCCCGACCCCGATCGCGTCCAGTTCCAGCGCGACGATTTCCAGGATTCCGCCCGAGGCCACCGCCATCGGCAGGCGGCCGCGGTATTCCCTGGCGACGCGGACCACGTGGGGGATCGGCTGAAAGAGGTCGGCGTGGGCGTGGAAGAAGGCGTGCTTGACCCGGACCGTCTCCTCCGGGTCCCACGCGGTCCCGTAGTACTCGTTGTAGAGCCCGACGATGCGCCTTTCCGGCATCCCCTTCTTGGAGGAGAAGAACTCCGGGTTCC
It encodes:
- a CDS encoding ATP-binding cassette domain-containing protein, which encodes MTAAITLDRVTKTFGPTTAVRGFTLEVPAGALCGVIGPNGAGKTTLIRMILGILLPDSGRLSVLGCGSALEARDRIGYLPEERGLYRKMRVRDFLAYMARIKGMRDPEIAAETRSWLDRVGLGDAAGRRCEELSKGMQQKVQFITSVIHRPELLILDEPFSGLDPVNQRRMKELVLGEHRRGATVLFSTHIMQHAEELCDHVVMIHRGDKVLDGPLSSILESRDGRRILFEPLDRGTLPAALGRVDGVQGIEIEGSAWNLLLEPGADLAEVIPALASAVTPARVLLRRPTLEDIFIDIVSGGGGEGGDGLRAGLGEGAGEGDA
- a CDS encoding HAD-IA family hydrolase; translated protein: MRVIEVPGHVRGLIFDCDGTLVDSMPLHMRAWEHAVASLGGRWNPEFFSSKKGMPERRIVGLYNEYYGTAWDPEETVRVKHAFFHAHADLFQPIPHVVRVAREYRGRLPMAVASGGILEIVALELDAIGVGDCFSVILTADDAIRPKPAPDLFLEAARRLGVPPETCQVFEDGDLGLEAARAAGMLATDVR